The following proteins come from a genomic window of Streptococcus oralis:
- the adcR gene encoding zinc-dependent transcriptional regulator AdcR has product MRQLAQEIDNFLNEVILRSENQHEILIGHCTSDVALTNTQEHILMLLSEESLTNSELARRLNVSQAAVTKAIKSLVKEGMLETSRDPKDARVIFYQLTDLARPVAAEHHHHHEHTLSAYEQVANQFTPNEQEVIQRFLTALVGEIK; this is encoded by the coding sequence ATGAGACAGCTTGCACAGGAAATCGACAACTTTTTAAACGAGGTGATCTTGAGATCTGAGAACCAGCATGAAATTCTAATCGGGCATTGCACGAGTGACGTTGCCTTGACCAATACTCAGGAACACATCCTCATGCTCTTATCAGAAGAATCCCTAACCAACTCGGAGTTGGCCCGTCGCCTCAATGTCAGTCAGGCGGCAGTGACCAAGGCTATCAAGTCTTTGGTAAAAGAGGGGATGTTAGAGACATCCAGAGATCCAAAGGATGCGCGCGTGATTTTTTATCAGTTGACTGATTTGGCTCGACCAGTAGCGGCGGAACACCACCACCACCATGAGCACACGCTCTCAGCCTATGAACAAGTAGCAAATCAGTTTACTCCAAATGAACAAGAAGTCATCCAGCGGTTTTTAACTGCTTTAGTAGGAGAAATCAAATAA